In Primulina huaijiensis isolate GDHJ02 chromosome 4, ASM1229523v2, whole genome shotgun sequence, a genomic segment contains:
- the LOC140974777 gene encoding uncharacterized protein isoform X2 has translation MMIVTLNCRFLSVSFPVSVGTFIKHFSNPKTPVFKFIHIPTGNKIFTPTVSASAVLDNPHFQTLTSHQRLQIGLYMDSLLQWNQKMNLTAVKDENEAMERHVEDSLALVEPICSSYMSCCGSSFQNLSVVDVGSGAGLPGVILAIACPGWKVTLLESMNKRCVFLEHVVGFIGLQNVQVIRERAENLGQNPAFRESFDIAVARAVAEMRVLAEYCLPLVRVGGLFLAAKGHDPQEEVTRAERAIHLMGASLVQACFVESHSKYGQRTAIICRKNGPTPKNYPRVPGTPSRAPL, from the exons ATGATGATTGTCACCCTCAACTGCCGATTTTTATCTGTTTCCTTTCCAGTTTCTGTGGGAACTTTCATCAAACATTTTTCGAACCCAAAAACACCGGTCTTCAAATTCATCCACATTCCAACCGGGAATAAGATCTTTACACCCACCGTCTCTGCCTCCGCCGTCCTTGACAACCCCCATTTCCAGACCTTGACTTCTCACCAGAGACTTCAAATTGGTCTCTACATGGATTCCCTTCTTCAGTGGAACCAG AAAATGAATCTCACAGCTGTGAAAGATGAAAATGAGGCAATGGAAAGACATGTGGAGGATTCCTTGGCGTTAGTCGAGCCTATTTGCAGTTCATACATGTCGTGTTGCGGGAGTTCTTTCCAGAATTTGAGTGTGGTTGATGTTGGAAGTGGTGCAGGGCTACCTGGAGTAATTCTCGCCATTGCGTGTCCTG gTTGGAAGGTGACGCTATTAGAGTCCATGAACAAGCGTTGTGTCTTCTTGGAGCATGTGGTTGGCTTCATAGGGTTGCAAAATGTGCAAGTTATACGGGAACGGGCAGAG AATTTGGGACAGAATCCTGCCTTCAGAGAGAGTTTCGACATTGCAGTTGCtagagcagttgcagaaatgaGAGTTTTGg CTGAGTACTGTCTACCTCTGGTCCGTGTTGGTGGTTTGTTTCTCGCAGCAAAGGGTCATGATCCTCAG GAGGAAGTTACAAGAGCTGAAAGAGCTATTCATTTGATGGGTGCTTCTCTCGTGCAAGCATGCTTTG TGGAATCACATAGCAAATATGGACAAAGAACAGCCATTATATGCCGAAAAAATGGTCCCACTCCAAAAAATTATCCTCGTGTTCCAGGTACTCCATCCAGGGCACCGCTGTGA
- the LOC140974779 gene encoding endoglucanase 5: MVQAFDYADALDKSLLFYEAQRSGKLPMSQRVKWRGDSGLQDGYDQGVNLVGGYYDAGDHVKFGLPMAFGVTMLSWAAIDFNKELLSLNQLGHTLEAIKWGTDYFIKAHTQPNVLWAQVGDGVSDHYCWERPEDMSTPRTGYRLDPEHPGSDLAGEAAAAFAAASVAFLNYDSAYSNLLLIHAKQLFSFADRFRGFYHNSIDSAKQFYPSSGYFDELLWAAAWLYRATNDDYYLKYVADNCASLGGTGMAVKQFSWDNKYAGVQILLSKILLDGAGGKYSSILQEYRAKADYFTCACLQKNDGYNVPLTPGGLVYLNEWNNLQYSSSAAFLLAVYSDYLAKAKSVVNCPDSPQIQPQDLINFAKSQADYILGKNPKSLSYLVGYGPNYPVHVHHRGASIASISILQTKVGCVEGFETWYKRPEADPNVIHGALVGGPNANDEFTDDRSNYQQTEPTISGNAPLVGLFSKLHSLPQDPAGSYHQEQPKPYNPQNNSPKDIPVKFLHSITNSWGVGKETYYRHQVIVKNVSKQPITELKLGFKKLTGPLWGLSPTQEKNTYQFPEWIKVLEPGSQCTFVYVQGGPQAKISVLSYH; encoded by the exons ATGGTACAAGCTTTCGACTATGCCGACGCCCTCGACAAGAGTCTCTTGTTCTACGAGGCACAACGGTCCGGTAAATTGCCTATGAGCCAACGCGTGAAATGGCGTGGTGACTCGGGGCTACAAGATGGTTATGATCAAGGG GTGAACTTGGTTGGAGGGTACTATGATGCTGGAGATCATGTAAAATTTGGCCTACCAATGGCATTTGGTGTGACAATGCTATCATGGGCAGCCATTGATTTCAACAAAGAGTTGCTCTCTCTCAACCAGTTGGGACACACTTTGGAAGCCATCAAATGGGGAACTGATTATTTCATCAAGGCACACACTCAACCAAATGTTCTTTGGGCACAG GTGGGAGACGGGGTATCAGATCATTACTGTTGGGAACGCCCGGAGGATATGAGCACGCCAAGGACTGGATACAGGTTAGACCCTGAACATCCAGGATCCGACCTGGCAGGAGAAGCTGCAGCCGCCTTCGCTGCAGCCTCTGTTGCTTTCTTGAATTATGATTCTGCATATTCTAACCTTCTGTTAATACATGCAAAACAG CTTTTCTCATTTGCGGATAGGTTCAGGGGATTCTATCATAATTCCATTGACTCAGCCAAGCAATTCTACCCTTCATCTGGTTATTTT GATGAGCTTTTATGGGCAGCAGCATGGCTGTATAGAGCTACTAACGATgactattatttgaaatatgttGCGGATAACTGTGCCTCCTTGGGGGGAACTGGAATGGCTGTCAAACAATTTTCATGGGACAACAAGTATGCTGGAGTTCAGATTCTTCTCTCAAAG ATTTTGTTAGATGGAGCTGGAGGAAAATACTCTTCAATACTCCAAGAATATCGCGCCAAAGCCGATTACTTCACTTGTGCTTGTCTTCAAAAGAATGATGGCTACAACGTCCCCCTGACTCCTG GTGGCCTTGTCTATTTAAATGAGTGGAACAATCTGCAGTATTCTTCCTCTGCTGCATTTCTCCTTGCTGTTTATTCTGACTATCTTGCAAAGGCAAAAAGTGTAGTCAACTGTCCTGATTCCCCACAAATCCAACCTCAAGATCTCATCAACTTCGCAAAATCACAA GCTGATTATATTCTTGGCAAGAATCCTAAGTCACTGAGTTACTTGGTGGGTTATGGACCGAACTATCCGGTGCATGTTCATCACAGAGGGGCTTCTATCGCCTCCATTTCCATCCTCCAGACCAAGGTTGGATGTGTGGAAGGATTCGAGACTTGGTACAAACGCCCCGAAGCAGATCCCAACGTTATACATGGCGCATTGGTTGGAGGACCGAATGCTAACGACGAATTCACAGACGACAGGTCTAATTATCAACAAACTGAGCCAACTATATCAGGCAATGCCCCTCTTGTAGGACTTTTCTCCAAGCTCCACAGCCTACCTCAAGATCCTGCAG GTTCATACCATCAAGAACAACCAAAACCATACAATCCTCAGAACAACTCACCCAAAG ATATCCCTGTCAAGTTTCTTCACTCGATAACAAACTCATGGGGAGTAGGCAAAGAGACTTATTATCGACACCAAGTGATAGTCAAAAACGTTTCGAAGCAGCCGATCACAGAGCTGAAGCTTGGCTTCAAAAAGTTAACAGGGCCATTGTGGGGGCTGTCTCCTACACAGGAGAAGAACACTTACCAGTTCCCTGAATGGATCAAAGTATTGGAGCCTGGTTCTCAATGCACTTTTGTATATGTCCAAGGTGGTCCTCAAGCCAAGATTTCAGTTCTGAGCtatcattaa
- the LOC140974777 gene encoding uncharacterized protein isoform X1 encodes MMIVTLNCRFLSVSFPVSVGTFIKHFSNPKTPVFKFIHIPTGNKIFTPTVSASAVLDNPHFQTLTSHQRLQIGLYMDSLLQWNQKMNLTAVKDENEAMERHVEDSLALVEPICSSYMSCCGSSFQNLSVVDVGSGAGLPGVILAIACPGWKVTLLESMNKRCVFLEHVVGFIGLQNVQVIRERAENLGQNPAFRESFDIAVARAVAEMRVLAEYCLPLVRVGGLFLAAKGHDPQEEVTRAERAIHLMGASLVQACFGCLDHYELLLSIPRILQQPKGVSSTCYRVLIMIATTAYGLILCFTFN; translated from the exons ATGATGATTGTCACCCTCAACTGCCGATTTTTATCTGTTTCCTTTCCAGTTTCTGTGGGAACTTTCATCAAACATTTTTCGAACCCAAAAACACCGGTCTTCAAATTCATCCACATTCCAACCGGGAATAAGATCTTTACACCCACCGTCTCTGCCTCCGCCGTCCTTGACAACCCCCATTTCCAGACCTTGACTTCTCACCAGAGACTTCAAATTGGTCTCTACATGGATTCCCTTCTTCAGTGGAACCAG AAAATGAATCTCACAGCTGTGAAAGATGAAAATGAGGCAATGGAAAGACATGTGGAGGATTCCTTGGCGTTAGTCGAGCCTATTTGCAGTTCATACATGTCGTGTTGCGGGAGTTCTTTCCAGAATTTGAGTGTGGTTGATGTTGGAAGTGGTGCAGGGCTACCTGGAGTAATTCTCGCCATTGCGTGTCCTG gTTGGAAGGTGACGCTATTAGAGTCCATGAACAAGCGTTGTGTCTTCTTGGAGCATGTGGTTGGCTTCATAGGGTTGCAAAATGTGCAAGTTATACGGGAACGGGCAGAG AATTTGGGACAGAATCCTGCCTTCAGAGAGAGTTTCGACATTGCAGTTGCtagagcagttgcagaaatgaGAGTTTTGg CTGAGTACTGTCTACCTCTGGTCCGTGTTGGTGGTTTGTTTCTCGCAGCAAAGGGTCATGATCCTCAG GAGGAAGTTACAAGAGCTGAAAGAGCTATTCATTTGATGGGTGCTTCTCTCGTGCAAGCATGCTTTG GTTGTCTGGACCACTACGAACTTCTCTTATCTATCCCACGAATCCTACAACAACCAAAAGGAGTCTCAAGCACTTGCTATAGGGTCTTGATTATGATTGCAACCACAGCATACGGCCTGATATTATGCTTTACATTCAATTGA
- the LOC140974778 gene encoding protein JINGUBANG-like, whose translation MKPCDQTCTSSNDSSVFSSHPLSQEASFLDSQLSFASVPSLAASPQHQCHVLNMNHRCVATLKGQNSYTSSLLLYGGFFFTGSSDGEIRLWKHDALRSTMDFENLTDDNMVVAGKGAVKALVAAEDKIISAHQDHKIRVWKVDKLNNDHQKFTHLATLPTLSDRALKIFLPKNHVQVRRHKTCTWVHHVDTVSALAISSDESLLYSVSWDRTLKIWRTTDFKCLESIAKAHDDAINTIITSSDDHIYTGSSDKKIKVWKQTPGDMKHYLVATLEKHKSGVNALALSRDGSTLYSGAGDRSILVWTKTAGNGYMAAVGALRGHTKSILCLATVSDLVCSGSADNTVRIWRGTEKSYSCVAVLEGHKGPVKCITVAFDPTSETISTYLLYSASLDFDIKVWQIFLPPE comes from the coding sequence ATGAAGCCATGTGACCAAACTTGTACCTCAAGCAATGATTCCTCAGTCTTTTCTAGCCATCCGTTATCACAGGAGGCAAGTTTCTTGGATTCCCAACTGAGCTTTGCCTCGGTTCCGTCCCTTGCAGCGTCGCCCCAACACCAATGTCACGTCCTAAACATGAACCATCGATGTGTGGCAACTCTTAAGGGACAAAACTCCTACACGTCATCTCTTCTTCTTTACGGAGGATTCTTCTTCACGGGCTCTTCGGATGGAGAAATTCGGTTATGGAAACATGATGCTCTAAGGTCTACGATGGACTTTGAGAATCTGACTGATGATAACATGGTTGTGGCAGGAAAAGGTGCAGTTAAAGCTCTAGTAGCAGCAGAAGATAAAATCATCAGTGCTCATCAGGACCATAAAATCCGAGTATGGAAAGTCGATAAACTTAATAACGATCACCAGAAGTTCACACATTTAGCCACGCTCCCAACACTAAGTGACCGTGCCCTCAAAATTTTCTTGCCCAAGAACCATGTCCAAGTAAGAAGGCACAAGACATGCACATGGGTTCACCACGTCGACACAGTTTCGGCGCTAGCTATATCAAGTGATGAATCCTTATTATATTCAGTTTCTTGGGACCGAACACTGAAAATCTGGAGGACAACAGATTTCAAGTGCTTGGAATCAATAGCCAAAGCACATGATGATGCAATAAACACCATAATTACATCGAGCGATGACCATATTTACACGGGATCATCAGacaagaaaatcaaagtttGGAAACAGACTCCAGGTGATATGAAGCATTACCTAGTGGCTACACTAGAGAAACACAAGTCTGGGGTTAATGCACTTGCGCTAAGCAGAGATGGATCAACACTGTACTCTGGAGCTGGTGATAGATCAATCCTAGTTTGGACAAAAACTGCCGGTAACGGCTACATGGCGGCAGTAGGGGCACTGAGGGGGCACACTAAGTCCATATTGTGTCTGGCTACTGTATCGGATTTAGTGTGCAGTGGTTCGGCTGATAACACAGTGAGAATTTGGAGGGGGACTGAGAAATCATACTCTTGTGTAGCGGTTCTTGAAGGCCACAAAGGGCCAGTCAAGTGCATTACTGTGGCATTTGATCCTACATCAGAAACAATATCAACATATCTCCTATATAGTGCAAGTCTGGATTTCGACATTAAGGTCTGGCAGATTTTTCTACCCCCGGAATAA